The following proteins are encoded in a genomic region of Ostrea edulis chromosome 7, xbOstEdul1.1, whole genome shotgun sequence:
- the LOC125654999 gene encoding multiple epidermal growth factor-like domains protein 11 — translation MRTTFDKMMYIFIAIYLSVWIVNGCRVGFYGDHCNILCPSHCAGNVCDNVTGTCFNCTDGWTGSVCISPCPINTYGRDCRMVCRGHCKHGCNHVTGTCDNGCDDGWQGKDCTKECAPGTYGGECNTTCGHCRAGGRCFHIDGRCPNGCDPGFEGKRCDDVCAVGHYGDGCSRQCNATTSCDHVTGICCGIPNTCSTQHCKFGGGLVAGLSVSFVVSVIVNAALSYKIFMVYCRE, via the exons ATGAGAACGACATTTGACAAaatgatgtatattttcatAGCAATTTATTTGTCTGTCTGGATTGTAAATG GCTGTAGAGTGGGATTCTATGGAGACCACTGTAACATTCTGTGCCCAAGTCATTGTGCAGGGAATGTGTGTGACAACGTGACGGGCACCTGTTTTAATTGTACAGATGGATGGACCGGAAGTGTGTGTATCTCAC CTTGTCCAATAAATACATATGGTAGAGACTGTAGAATGGTATGTAGAGGACACTGCAAGCATGGATGCAACCACGTGACAGGAACATGTGATAACGGATGCGATGATGGATGGCAGGGAAAGGACTGTACAAAAG agtGCGCTCCAGGTACATACGGGGGTGAGTGCAATACCACGTGTGGACACTGTAGAGCTGGTGGAAGATGCTTTCATATTGACGGGAGATGTCCTAATGGATGTGATCCTGGTTTTGAAGGGAAACGATGCGATGATG TTTGTGCAGTCGGTCACTACGGTGATGGATGTTCTCGGCAATGCAATGCTACAACTTCTTGCGATCACGTGACAGGCATATGTTGCGGTATTCCGAATACATGCTCAACTCAACATT GTAAATTCGGTGGCGGTTTAGTAGCTGGGCTGTCAGTCTCCTTTGTTGTGTCTGTGATTGTTAACGCTGCACTTTCGTATAAAATATTCATGGTTTATTGCCGGGAATAG